From a region of the Latilactobacillus sakei genome:
- a CDS encoding 3'-5' exonuclease (catalyzes the exonucleic cleavage of mRNA yielding nucleioside 5'-phosphates), with amino-acid sequence MTTKKLYDYQNDENLALFVLIKAADVRVAKNGKQFIAFTFQDQSGQISGKYWDASDEDVALFTAGKIVHLQGKRELYQSNPQIKIYKIRLATEDEPQVIEQFIQKAPVQTADMEEEISQVLFEITNPNWQRLVRHLIQKHQVDFFSFPAAKTNHHAFAGGLAYHTLSMLRLAKTIAAQYPQIDAALLYSGVLLHDLGKTLELSGPVSTEYTVRGNLIGHIVLVDEEIVKACETLKIDINSEDMLVLRHVVLAHHGLMEYGSPVRPQILEAEVLHQIDEMDASITMMTQSLQHAEAGQYTERLFAMDGRHFYRPVNDQQLSQD; translated from the coding sequence ATGACGACTAAAAAGTTATATGATTACCAAAACGATGAAAACTTAGCGCTATTTGTTTTAATTAAAGCAGCGGATGTCAGAGTTGCTAAAAATGGCAAGCAATTTATTGCCTTTACATTTCAAGATCAATCTGGACAAATTAGTGGTAAGTATTGGGATGCCTCTGATGAAGATGTGGCTTTATTTACAGCTGGTAAGATTGTCCATCTTCAAGGTAAACGGGAACTTTATCAAAGTAACCCACAAATTAAAATTTATAAAATCCGCTTAGCGACTGAAGACGAACCACAAGTTATTGAACAATTTATCCAAAAGGCACCGGTACAAACGGCTGATATGGAAGAAGAAATTAGCCAAGTGCTTTTTGAAATTACCAATCCTAATTGGCAACGGTTGGTGCGCCACTTGATTCAAAAGCACCAGGTGGACTTCTTTAGTTTCCCAGCCGCCAAGACGAATCACCATGCTTTTGCTGGTGGCTTAGCCTACCATACGTTATCGATGTTACGGCTAGCTAAAACAATTGCCGCCCAATATCCACAAATTGATGCGGCTTTATTGTATTCAGGTGTTTTATTGCATGATTTAGGCAAGACCCTGGAATTATCGGGGCCGGTTTCAACGGAATACACCGTACGTGGGAATTTAATCGGGCATATTGTACTAGTTGATGAAGAGATTGTTAAGGCCTGTGAAACGTTAAAAATCGATATTAATAGTGAAGATATGTTGGTACTCAGACATGTTGTCTTAGCCCATCACGGTTTAATGGAATATGGGTCACCAGTGCGACCACAAATCTTAGAAGCAGAAGTGCTTCATCAAATCGATGAAATGGACGCCAGCATTACGATGATGACGCAATCTTTACAACATGCAGAAGCAGGGCAGTATACTGAACGGCTTTTTGCAATGGATGGTCGGCATTTCTACCGGCCAGTTAATGATCAACAATTGTCGCAAGACTAA
- a CDS encoding peptidylprolyl isomerase, which produces MMKKWLLAAASLLMVVTLAGCGSNTIATLKGGKITQDEFYKEIKETSAGKQQVQQMILQKALQEQYGSKSLDKKIDKTYNTYKKQYGSSFNSVLAQSGLTTTSFKNQITTQMLANAALKANKKVTNADLKKQWKSYEPKVEVQHILVEKKDTAETVISELKKDNSTKNFNALAKKYSTDTGTKKDGGKLPVFDSTDTSLDATFKTAAFKLKTNEYTTTPVKTSYGYHVIRMIKNPGKGKMADHKKTLTDQVYAKWSSDQTVMAKVYTKVLKKADVTIKDKDLSDILSSYGVNAKKSSAKSSK; this is translated from the coding sequence ATAATGAAAAAATGGCTATTAGCCGCTGCCAGTCTATTAATGGTAGTTACACTAGCAGGTTGTGGTAGCAACACAATCGCAACTCTTAAGGGTGGTAAAATCACTCAAGACGAATTCTACAAAGAAATTAAGGAAACTTCTGCCGGCAAGCAACAAGTACAACAAATGATCTTGCAAAAAGCGCTTCAAGAACAATACGGTAGCAAGAGCCTCGACAAAAAAATCGACAAAACTTACAACACTTATAAAAAACAATACGGTTCATCTTTCAACTCAGTACTTGCACAAAGTGGTTTAACAACAACTTCATTCAAAAACCAAATCACAACGCAAATGTTAGCTAACGCTGCTTTAAAGGCTAACAAAAAAGTAACCAATGCTGATTTGAAGAAACAATGGAAATCATACGAACCAAAAGTTGAAGTTCAACATATCTTAGTTGAAAAGAAAGACACTGCTGAAACAGTTATTTCTGAACTTAAGAAAGACAACTCAACTAAGAACTTCAACGCTTTAGCTAAGAAGTACTCAACAGATACTGGTACTAAAAAAGATGGCGGTAAATTACCTGTCTTTGATAGCACAGATACATCATTAGATGCAACCTTCAAAACAGCTGCCTTCAAGTTGAAGACAAACGAATACACAACCACACCGGTTAAGACATCATATGGCTACCACGTTATCCGGATGATCAAGAACCCTGGTAAAGGTAAGATGGCAGATCACAAGAAGACATTAACTGACCAAGTTTACGCTAAGTGGTCTAGTGATCAAACTGTGATGGCTAAGGTTTACACGAAGGTACTTAAGAAAGCCGACGTAACAATCAAGGATAAAGATTTATCAGATATCCTTTCAAGCTACGGCGTTAACGCTAAGAAATCATCAGCTAAATCATCAAAATAA
- a CDS encoding HIT family protein, which produces MDDCIFCKIVRQEIPSTVVYEDDVVKAFLDITQTTPGHTLIIPKQHVANIFEYDADLAAAVFSRVPKIANAIKASNPAIKGMNICNNNGEVAYQSVFHSHIHLLPRYTTADGFSIQFADNSADYTPEKLQTIADSIKKQLEA; this is translated from the coding sequence ATGGATGATTGTATTTTTTGTAAAATTGTTCGTCAGGAAATTCCGAGCACCGTTGTCTATGAAGATGACGTTGTCAAAGCATTTCTCGATATTACCCAGACCACCCCTGGCCATACCCTAATCATTCCCAAGCAACATGTTGCCAATATTTTCGAATATGACGCCGACTTAGCTGCAGCGGTTTTCAGCCGGGTGCCCAAGATTGCTAATGCGATTAAAGCAAGTAATCCTGCCATCAAAGGGATGAATATTTGTAATAATAACGGTGAGGTTGCTTACCAATCTGTTTTTCATTCTCATATCCACCTACTCCCTCGCTACACGACAGCAGATGGCTTCTCTATACAATTTGCTGATAACTCAGCGGATTATACACCAGAAAAGTTGCAAACGATTGCTGATTCGATTAAAAAACAATTGGAGGCTTAG
- a CDS encoding multidrug ABC transporter ATP-binding protein: protein MSLEIKQLTGGYAHVPVLQTVSFTVPNQQVVGLIGLNGAGKSTTIKHIIGLLTPQKGTITLNGVTLQSNPDQYRQSMAYVPETPVLYPELTLREHLELTMMAYDLDFEKTWNKAMVLLKKFRLDNKLDWFPVHFSKGMRQKVMIVNAFMTDADLFIIDEPFTGLDPLAIHDLLDIIAEKKAAGAAILMSTHILATAQQYADSFVLLNQGKVRTTGTLEELKAEFNMADANLDDIYLQMTKEG, encoded by the coding sequence ATGAGTCTAGAAATTAAGCAATTAACGGGTGGTTACGCCCACGTACCAGTACTCCAAACGGTGAGCTTTACAGTTCCCAATCAACAGGTTGTCGGCTTGATCGGTTTAAACGGAGCCGGTAAATCAACAACCATTAAACATATTATTGGGTTATTGACACCGCAAAAAGGGACGATTACGCTCAATGGTGTCACGTTGCAATCCAATCCAGATCAATATCGGCAAAGTATGGCCTATGTGCCTGAAACACCAGTCCTTTACCCAGAATTGACGTTGCGGGAACATTTAGAATTAACAATGATGGCCTACGATTTGGATTTCGAAAAAACATGGAATAAAGCGATGGTGCTGTTGAAAAAGTTCCGACTCGACAATAAGTTGGATTGGTTCCCAGTTCATTTTTCAAAAGGGATGCGCCAAAAAGTGATGATCGTCAACGCTTTTATGACTGATGCTGACTTATTCATCATAGATGAGCCTTTCACGGGACTTGATCCGCTCGCTATTCATGATTTATTAGATATTATTGCTGAGAAAAAAGCAGCCGGGGCGGCGATTTTGATGTCGACCCATATTTTAGCCACGGCACAACAATACGCCGATTCGTTTGTCCTATTGAATCAAGGTAAGGTCCGGACAACCGGGACGCTTGAAGAACTGAAGGCAGAATTTAACATGGCAGATGCAAACTTAGATGATATCTATTTGCAAATGACGAAAGAAGGTTAA
- a CDS encoding multidrug ABC transporter permease, with translation MMRQLWQKRVRQHIQEQVKYLKLVFNDHFVLALIFLLGALGYTYANAVKTLDPKAWWLKLLLSLVLLAAVSFGRFATLLKEADSVFLLPKESDLPVYLKAARGYSTWLPVVFTGLVTGLIAPTLLITKTVPSWQLLLVWATLIAIKDRRFSNQLLNWYQIDAKLPKVVWLLIDWLLIGSQLFSGWALAGVLIASGLAYYQRRQLATIQQATLFDWLAAVSAEDSRMGRIYRLYNLFTDVPGLNSQVKRRRYLDWLLPVAKRVGNPYLYLYTRGFVRGTEFSGLYVRLVVLGGIILCFSHLWWLSLALGLLLIYLVGFQLLPFYTQYEQIIFTHLYPVAKQARVKAFQQLLLGLLLCQAILFSVILLLTMGFSGYVGLSIVALFSLVGVFVQFYLPKRLVK, from the coding sequence ATGATGCGACAGTTATGGCAAAAACGTGTTCGACAACATATTCAAGAACAAGTTAAATATCTCAAACTAGTTTTTAATGACCATTTCGTCTTAGCTTTAATTTTTCTACTGGGCGCATTAGGTTATACGTATGCTAATGCCGTCAAAACCTTGGATCCCAAAGCATGGTGGCTTAAATTACTATTAAGTCTCGTCTTATTAGCGGCAGTTAGCTTTGGTCGCTTTGCAACCTTGCTTAAAGAGGCGGACAGTGTCTTTTTGTTACCGAAGGAAAGTGATTTGCCGGTTTATTTAAAAGCGGCGCGGGGGTATAGCACCTGGTTACCGGTCGTTTTTACCGGGCTGGTAACGGGATTAATTGCACCAACCCTGCTGATTACAAAAACTGTGCCGAGCTGGCAATTGCTGCTTGTTTGGGCTACATTAATTGCAATCAAAGATCGCCGCTTTTCAAATCAATTATTGAATTGGTACCAAATAGATGCCAAGCTACCCAAGGTTGTTTGGTTATTAATTGACTGGCTGTTAATCGGTAGCCAACTTTTTAGCGGCTGGGCGCTTGCGGGAGTCTTAATCGCAAGCGGGTTGGCTTACTATCAACGGCGTCAGTTGGCAACTATTCAACAAGCAACATTGTTTGATTGGTTAGCAGCGGTCAGCGCTGAGGATTCAAGAATGGGGCGGATTTATCGCCTATACAATCTCTTTACAGATGTACCGGGGTTAAATAGTCAGGTTAAACGGCGCCGTTACTTGGATTGGTTATTGCCAGTTGCTAAGCGAGTTGGCAATCCATATTTGTATCTATACACACGTGGTTTTGTTCGCGGGACAGAGTTTAGCGGGTTATACGTTCGCCTAGTGGTTTTAGGAGGCATCATTCTATGTTTCAGCCATCTCTGGTGGTTGAGCTTAGCGCTAGGGTTGTTATTAATCTACTTAGTCGGCTTTCAATTATTACCGTTTTATACCCAATACGAACAAATTATTTTTACCCATCTGTATCCGGTTGCTAAACAAGCTCGCGTGAAAGCTTTTCAACAACTTTTACTGGGTTTATTATTGTGCCAAGCAATCTTGTTTAGCGTGATACTCCTATTAACGATGGGCTTCAGCGGATATGTCGGCTTAAGTATCGTTGCGCTATTTAGCTTAGTGGGTGTTTTTGTTCAGTTCTATTTACCAAAACGATTGGTTAAATAA
- a CDS encoding phosphotransferase, which produces MNFDLDTGWQVRSAGGDTGAAYLGVRASEKIFLKRNTSPFLAALSAEGITPRLIWTKRISSGDVLTAQEWLNGRTLKRDEMNSPQVAKLLARVHQSHLLKRMLQKVGGQVWQAPEMLQTYFYDLPQDLRQHPFLAQTSQYLKDTMSALQTPSLEVCHGDLSHKNWLLSDINRLYLVDWDSAMLADPAVDFGMILFQYVPRQEWQEWLENYGLEVTPELLMRVNWYGSLNLLQSIKHHYQRGRFTEMNHDILRLEEVLSEIIKKN; this is translated from the coding sequence ATGAATTTCGACTTAGATACCGGTTGGCAAGTACGTTCAGCTGGTGGTGATACGGGTGCCGCTTATTTAGGCGTCCGGGCATCAGAGAAGATATTTTTAAAACGAAATACGTCGCCATTTTTAGCGGCTCTTTCTGCAGAAGGCATTACACCACGTTTAATCTGGACCAAACGGATCTCAAGTGGGGATGTGTTAACCGCACAAGAATGGCTAAATGGTCGGACGCTCAAGCGTGACGAGATGAATAGCCCGCAAGTTGCCAAATTATTGGCGCGGGTGCATCAATCGCATCTACTAAAACGCATGTTACAAAAGGTTGGTGGTCAGGTCTGGCAAGCACCAGAGATGTTGCAGACTTACTTCTATGATTTACCGCAAGATTTACGGCAACATCCTTTTTTAGCACAAACGAGTCAGTATTTAAAAGACACGATGTCAGCATTACAAACACCTTCTCTAGAGGTGTGTCATGGCGATTTAAGTCATAAGAATTGGTTGTTGTCTGATATCAATCGTTTGTACCTAGTCGATTGGGATTCAGCAATGTTAGCTGATCCAGCTGTCGATTTCGGAATGATTTTATTTCAATATGTTCCACGTCAAGAATGGCAAGAGTGGCTTGAAAACTACGGTTTAGAGGTAACGCCTGAATTATTGATGCGCGTTAACTGGTACGGTAGTTTGAACTTACTCCAAAGCATTAAGCACCATTATCAGCGTGGTCGTTTTACTGAAATGAACCATGACATATTGCGTTTAGAAGAAGTTCTTTCTGAAATAATTAAAAAAAATTAA